The Tenacibaculum jejuense genome includes a window with the following:
- a CDS encoding tellurite resistance TerB family protein, protein MSISDLYASGQHKQEMGHFASVVKIALVDNTVTEGEQKLLNRAAKKLNISEEEYQKILKNPDDYPVNPPIGYDESIERLYRLTKMIFADGNVDKDEVVLMRKITTALSFPLDNIEKVCDEALHLVMNDNDLDDFTAAIKKVNAV, encoded by the coding sequence ATGTCTATATCAGATTTATATGCAAGTGGTCAACATAAACAAGAAATGGGACACTTTGCTAGTGTGGTTAAAATTGCATTAGTTGATAACACAGTTACAGAAGGTGAACAAAAATTATTAAATAGAGCTGCTAAAAAATTAAACATAAGTGAAGAAGAATATCAAAAAATCCTTAAAAACCCAGATGATTATCCTGTAAATCCACCAATTGGTTACGATGAAAGTATTGAGCGTTTATATCGTTTAACCAAAATGATTTTTGCTGATGGAAATGTTGATAAAGATGAAGTTGTACTGATGAGAAAAATAACAACTGCTTTAAGTTTTCCATTAGATAACATTGAAAAAGTTTGTGATGAAGCGCTGCATTTAGTTATGAATGATAATGATTTGGATGATTTTACAGCTGCTATTAAAAAAGTAAACGCTGTTTAA
- a CDS encoding T9SS type A sorting domain-containing protein: MKTKLLIISFSIIYGYFFNQINAQTVASKVTSVLDFSFESLQVPNLKGSQTTKALVTISPDGKDNSFLTRSVSGIEIVENQNTSEIKKNQLWWVVQDFKHEAFALVSVENGADWIYIQEKEGDLSIGLITNNILENEYIDDNYFFEFVMPYNTQEEKHYIIQSAAKADNYLKATDENISLENLQTEDTTSFTFEFNTFNSFENQYIAMPTYSSDAHTIESITVAGSENRFTRITADDFLAPIEDNTAIIGSGNITTLIEGGLEDMFQVVFNGKAAAKLGLLDYNVSIYSKEALQSSGSRLLTSGIEKRDNGIIYIFNKGKEVATEFIPDLPIYFGHESGMLLAKQGDKKYVLDGVPTPVLLNNDNGNFNRFLAIVRRGSIDISYKPQAILVSGTDFGTVNTPSEHTTDPQFSFAPSGRPTNTFDWRQEYYLMAYDAAGIRTAVNVKSPFYSNELNLRPISSKFSVDGTYQGGEDFSSIDGWEFVQMDFGYDKLGNQKSELRGEPYFVLYNRFTGKLRVFLYVYNGTIANFLKVSISDKRTATYSGQYHQPRLWASYLQGKALDNPFLGAPEYSKYIELSGTNKGKFYYVDFTFNYDPCTCFFESNLQIKVDKVTRGTMEIVGKTLGGNIPAGADGYDAWMDKSDTFLTGVLDAPFGEQSQSLGDISLTSLNQWNNTPWSNETEFTIPGRKVQDWEREALRLQYEGTKLMSAGDYTSAAGKLVKAAGKVFPDPFSGPLEVLGESLDALGTAVKGGGRGMTANAVKLRLDNLEDEPDKVIPLQFPDPQPSLVFAELAAKGSLTIESNIFKDVVITTPGSENTEFAPIEVGNGTKGAFPYYNEPLGVFNLVYTPKAAISIVKNEQNRFGAHIRLKEKPYVTTNMDKVQGTEYGFFMANYVVTTYNKEGYSMNSVRTKPFLISNSTNTDNTIPTTLDITDLLDEDTLEENIGTEIISANNFKNWISVTLEIDYMGLSGVSESGQQNGEMIRQSYDAITEFSYDEVSVNTSDLNQTAEEKSNENFAVSYPGIDNPIWGENYIITRKTDGFESKMGDFCRNSVPFVNKAKRSSVIHKRTQIATVVKKEEGIINNLEEFTVSAYPNPSNSVFNINYKTLAKGEILFSVTDLNGRIILSHKDMATNVGEPKEARIDLQNLEGIYMLNIQFENGKNHTIKLVKKNY; the protein is encoded by the coding sequence GCACAAACTGTTGCTTCAAAAGTAACATCAGTATTAGATTTTAGTTTTGAGTCTTTGCAAGTGCCCAATCTTAAAGGTAGTCAAACCACAAAGGCACTCGTTACAATATCTCCTGATGGGAAAGATAATTCTTTTTTAACAAGATCAGTATCAGGGATAGAAATTGTAGAGAATCAAAATACAAGCGAAATAAAAAAGAATCAGTTATGGTGGGTTGTTCAAGATTTTAAACATGAAGCTTTTGCCTTAGTAAGTGTAGAAAACGGTGCTGATTGGATATACATACAAGAAAAAGAGGGTGATTTATCAATAGGTTTAATTACTAATAATATCTTAGAAAATGAATATATAGATGATAATTACTTCTTTGAATTTGTAATGCCATACAATACTCAGGAAGAGAAACATTATATAATTCAAAGTGCTGCTAAAGCTGATAATTATTTAAAGGCTACGGATGAAAATATTAGTTTAGAAAACTTACAAACAGAAGATACTACATCTTTTACTTTTGAATTTAACACTTTTAACTCTTTTGAAAATCAGTATATAGCTATGCCTACTTATAGCTCTGATGCACATACTATTGAGAGTATAACAGTTGCTGGTTCTGAGAATAGATTTACAAGAATTACGGCAGATGATTTTCTAGCTCCTATTGAAGATAATACAGCCATTATTGGTTCAGGTAATATAACAACTTTGATAGAAGGTGGTTTAGAGGATATGTTTCAAGTAGTTTTTAATGGTAAAGCTGCAGCTAAATTAGGTTTGTTAGATTATAATGTGAGTATTTACAGTAAAGAAGCATTACAATCATCAGGGTCAAGATTACTTACTTCTGGAATTGAAAAAAGAGACAACGGTATTATTTATATTTTTAATAAAGGAAAAGAAGTCGCTACAGAATTTATACCTGATTTACCAATATATTTTGGACATGAAAGTGGAATGTTATTGGCAAAACAAGGAGATAAAAAATACGTGTTAGATGGTGTTCCTACTCCTGTTTTATTGAATAATGATAATGGAAACTTTAATAGGTTTTTAGCAATAGTTAGAAGAGGTAGTATTGATATTTCATATAAACCACAAGCAATTTTAGTGAGTGGTACTGATTTTGGAACAGTAAATACTCCAAGCGAACATACTACAGATCCTCAATTCTCTTTTGCTCCTTCAGGAAGACCAACAAATACTTTCGATTGGAGACAAGAATACTATTTGATGGCTTATGATGCTGCAGGAATACGTACTGCTGTAAATGTAAAAAGTCCTTTTTATTCCAATGAACTTAATTTAAGACCTATTTCTTCTAAATTCTCTGTAGATGGTACTTATCAAGGTGGAGAAGATTTTAGTTCTATTGATGGATGGGAATTTGTTCAAATGGATTTTGGATATGACAAATTAGGAAATCAAAAAAGTGAACTTCGAGGAGAACCGTATTTTGTGTTGTATAACCGTTTCACAGGAAAATTACGTGTATTCTTATATGTTTATAATGGAACCATTGCTAATTTTTTAAAAGTATCTATATCAGATAAACGAACAGCTACGTATTCTGGTCAATATCATCAACCAAGATTATGGGCAAGTTATTTACAAGGAAAAGCCTTAGATAATCCGTTTTTAGGAGCTCCAGAATATAGTAAATACATTGAGTTAAGCGGAACAAATAAAGGGAAGTTTTACTATGTAGATTTTACGTTTAATTACGATCCGTGTACCTGTTTCTTTGAATCGAATTTACAAATTAAAGTAGATAAAGTAACCCGTGGAACAATGGAAATTGTGGGAAAAACTCTGGGCGGAAATATTCCTGCTGGAGCCGATGGTTATGATGCATGGATGGATAAATCAGATACTTTTTTAACTGGGGTTTTAGATGCGCCTTTTGGAGAGCAAAGTCAAAGTTTAGGAGATATTAGTTTAACCAGTTTAAACCAATGGAATAATACACCTTGGAGTAATGAAACTGAATTTACGATACCGGGTAGAAAAGTACAAGATTGGGAACGTGAAGCTTTACGTTTACAATATGAAGGAACAAAATTAATGTCTGCCGGTGATTATACTTCAGCCGCAGGAAAACTTGTAAAGGCAGCAGGAAAAGTTTTTCCTGATCCTTTTTCAGGTCCTCTTGAAGTACTCGGAGAAAGTTTAGACGCATTAGGAACAGCTGTAAAAGGAGGAGGAAGAGGAATGACCGCTAATGCTGTAAAATTACGTTTAGATAATTTAGAGGATGAACCCGATAAAGTAATTCCATTACAGTTTCCAGATCCACAGCCTAGTTTGGTATTTGCAGAATTGGCTGCTAAAGGGTCGCTTACCATTGAATCTAATATTTTTAAAGATGTTGTAATTACAACTCCAGGTTCGGAAAATACTGAATTTGCTCCAATTGAAGTTGGAAATGGTACTAAAGGAGCATTTCCGTATTATAACGAACCTTTAGGTGTTTTTAACTTAGTATATACTCCTAAAGCAGCCATAAGTATTGTAAAAAATGAGCAGAATAGATTTGGGGCTCATATCCGTTTAAAAGAAAAACCATATGTAACAACGAATATGGATAAAGTACAAGGAACAGAATATGGTTTTTTTATGGCAAATTATGTAGTTACAACCTATAACAAAGAGGGATATTCTATGAACTCTGTACGAACAAAACCTTTTTTAATTTCAAATAGTACTAATACAGATAATACTATTCCTACAACTTTAGATATCACTGATTTACTTGATGAAGATACCTTAGAAGAAAATATAGGTACTGAAATCATTTCAGCAAATAACTTTAAAAATTGGATTTCTGTGACTTTGGAAATTGATTATATGGGGCTTTCTGGTGTTAGTGAAAGTGGACAACAAAATGGAGAAATGATAAGACAATCGTACGATGCTATTACTGAATTTTCTTATGATGAAGTAAGTGTTAATACTTCAGATTTAAATCAAACTGCAGAAGAAAAATCAAATGAAAACTTTGCTGTTTCTTATCCTGGAATTGATAATCCTATCTGGGGAGAAAACTATATTATTACTAGAAAAACAGATGGTTTTGAAAGTAAAATGGGAGATTTTTGTAGAAACTCTGTCCCTTTTGTAAATAAAGCTAAACGTAGTTCTGTAATACATAAGAGAACTCAAATAGCAACTGTAGTAAAGAAAGAAGAAGGTATTATCAACAATTTAGAAGAATTTACGGTTTCAGCATATCCAAATCCAAGTAACAGTGTTTTTAATATCAACTACAAAACCTTAGCAAAAGGAGAAATTTTATTTTCTGTAACAGATTTAAATGGACGTATTATTTTATCTCATAAAGATATGGCTACAAATGTAGGAGAGCCAAAAGAAGCTCGTATCGATTTACAAAATTTAGAAGGCATTTATATGTTAAATATTCAGTTTGAAAATGGTAAAAATCACACAATCAAACTAGTTAAAAAGAACTATTAA
- a CDS encoding alpha/beta hydrolase encodes MKYKIYILTFFITLISCSENSSATITEQNQEIPSVKKEETYDVIVTKDIVYAEGLSHTTINGTTTSTKQLKLDAYVPNNSDKNRPAIVLIHGGGFSSGSKEVGSMVYLANYFAARGWVAFSINYRLEADLGTVPDAWVPFAQNNLDPSLVDQFFALYPASRDAKAAIRWLYANASNYNINTDYITVGGGSAGAVTATMLGATNAEDYTEEISLEKDPTLATTNLDQPTKVHTVLDFWGSGITVEILDDLYNRQRFDTTDAPIIIMHGTEDLIVSFSDAEKLKNNYENSGVPFEFYPLEGKGHSVWNATVNGKRLEVLSFDFIVEQQKLKIE; translated from the coding sequence ATGAAGTACAAAATTTATATTCTTACTTTTTTTATTACGTTAATCTCTTGTAGTGAAAACAGCAGCGCAACAATTACTGAGCAAAATCAAGAAATTCCGTCAGTAAAAAAAGAAGAAACGTATGATGTAATTGTAACAAAAGATATTGTTTATGCAGAAGGATTAAGTCATACAACCATAAATGGCACAACAACCAGTACAAAACAATTAAAATTAGATGCTTACGTACCGAATAATTCAGATAAAAACAGACCAGCTATTGTATTAATTCATGGTGGAGGATTTTCATCTGGATCTAAAGAAGTTGGTTCTATGGTTTATTTAGCAAATTATTTTGCAGCCAGAGGTTGGGTTGCTTTTTCTATAAATTACAGATTAGAAGCAGATTTAGGAACTGTACCAGATGCATGGGTTCCTTTTGCACAAAATAATTTAGATCCGAGTTTGGTAGATCAATTTTTTGCTTTATATCCAGCCAGTAGAGATGCAAAAGCAGCGATACGTTGGTTGTATGCGAATGCTTCAAATTACAATATAAATACAGATTATATAACAGTTGGTGGAGGTTCTGCTGGAGCTGTAACCGCAACAATGTTAGGAGCAACGAATGCGGAAGATTATACTGAAGAAATCTCACTAGAGAAAGATCCAACGTTGGCAACAACAAATTTAGATCAGCCTACAAAAGTACATACGGTTTTAGATTTCTGGGGAAGCGGAATCACTGTTGAAATTTTAGATGATTTATATAACAGACAACGATTCGATACTACAGATGCGCCGATAATTATTATGCATGGGACCGAAGACTTAATCGTTTCATTTAGCGATGCGGAAAAACTAAAAAATAATTATGAAAATTCTGGAGTACCTTTTGAATTTTATCCACTAGAAGGAAAAGGACACAGCGTTTGGAATGCAACTGTAAATGGAAAAAGACTAGAAGTATTATCATTCGATTTTATAGTAGAACAACAAAAGCTTAAAATAGAATAG
- a CDS encoding methyltransferase domain-containing protein produces MSTTKDYWSQRYIEERTGWDLGAASLPLQTYFDQLTNKDLQILIPGAGNSYEAEYLYKNGFSNVEVLDIANEPLQAFAERNPDFPKNQLLEADFFEIEGQYDLIIEQTFFCSFPPLPETRKAYAKKMHELLKPNGKLVGLWFDIPLTGDLEKRPFGGDKEEYLSYFSEYFEVLSFEKSYNSVPARKDIELFGIFRVKK; encoded by the coding sequence TTGAGTACAACAAAAGATTACTGGTCGCAACGCTATATTGAAGAAAGAACGGGTTGGGATTTAGGCGCAGCTTCCCTCCCATTACAAACGTATTTCGATCAATTAACCAACAAAGATTTACAGATTCTAATTCCTGGAGCAGGAAACTCTTATGAAGCAGAATATTTATATAAAAACGGATTTTCAAATGTTGAGGTTTTAGACATTGCCAACGAACCTTTACAAGCATTTGCAGAACGAAATCCTGATTTCCCTAAAAACCAACTTCTAGAAGCCGATTTTTTCGAGATTGAAGGTCAATATGATTTAATTATTGAACAAACATTTTTTTGTTCATTCCCTCCACTTCCAGAAACTCGAAAAGCCTACGCAAAAAAGATGCACGAGTTATTAAAACCAAACGGAAAATTAGTTGGTTTATGGTTTGATATTCCACTAACTGGAGATTTAGAAAAGCGTCCATTTGGCGGTGATAAAGAAGAATATTTGAGTTATTTCTCTGAATATTTTGAAGTCTTATCTTTTGAAAAAAGTTACAACTCTGTTCCAGCCAGAAAAGACATAGAGTTATTCGGGATTTTTCGGGTTAAAAAGTAA
- the mfd gene encoding transcription-repair coupling factor, protein MSKQTIVNYYQNATKVALVQQALQQEKNHFQLSNLVGSSLSFVISETFKTADKPFLFICNDKEEAAYYLNDLEQLLGEKNVLFYPGSYRRPYQIEETDNANVLLRSEVLNRINSRKKPAIIVTYPTALFEKVVTKKELEKNTLKVNQGENLSLDFINEVLFEYNFNRVDFVTEPGEFSVRGGIVDVFSFSNDEPYRIEFFGDEVDSIRTFDVETQLSKEKLTKVSIMPNVENKALQESRESFLKYISPKTVLLIKNQDLLTGNLDKFFRKAEVEFEKLSEDIKHSKPSELFCDGTLIKNQLQDFTVAYLDKRHAELVSASHSDKSAAHSGETLKQVQGDGKISFSVRSQPSFNKQFDLLIEDLNVHHSKGYTNYIFCANEKQAQRFQDIFEDADVEVHYETVVFPIYQGFIDEDQKIVCYTDHQIFERYHKFRLKNGYAKKQSITLKELTNLEKGDYVTHIDHGVGKFAGLQKIDVEGKKQEAIKLIYGDRDILYVSIHSLHKISKFNGKDGKSPKIFKLGSNAWKKIKQKTKTRVKEIAFNLIKLYAKRKLEKGHAFGPDTHMQHELEASFLYEDTPDQFSATQDVKADMEKDQPMDRLVCGDVGFGKTEVAIRAAFKAVDNGKQVAVLVPTTILAFQHFKTFSERLKQFPVQIDYLNRFRTAKQKKGVLEGVADGSVDIVIGTHQLTNKNVQFKDLGLLIIDEEQKFGVAAKDKLKTIKENVDTLTLTATPIPRTLQFSLMAARDLSVIKTPPPNRHPVETNVVRLSEDIMRDAISYEISRGGQVFFIHNRIENIKEVAGMLQRLVPSAKIGIGHGQMEGKKLEELMLAFMNGEFDVLVSTTIIESGLDVPNANTIFINNANNFGLSDLHQMRGRVGRSNKKAFCYFITPPYHMMTEEARKRIQALEMFSELGSGLNIAMKDLEIRGAGDLLGGEQSGFINDIGFDTYQKILKEAIEELKENEFKDLYPVDENAGPKEYVKEVQIDTDFEILFPDDYVNSITERLNLYKQLGELESEEALQVFETNLIDRFGEYPTQVQDLLDSVRIKWLAKSLGLEKIILKQKRMIGYFVSDQQSDFYNTDAFTKMLMYVKHNSKSCVMKEKQTKNGLRLLITFIKIDTVKKALETLQKV, encoded by the coding sequence TTGAGTAAGCAAACCATTGTAAACTACTACCAAAATGCTACAAAGGTAGCTTTGGTACAACAAGCCTTACAACAAGAAAAAAACCACTTTCAATTATCGAATTTGGTCGGCTCTTCGTTGTCTTTTGTGATATCCGAAACTTTTAAAACTGCCGATAAACCTTTTCTATTTATTTGTAACGATAAAGAAGAAGCGGCATACTATTTAAACGACCTTGAACAATTATTGGGAGAAAAAAACGTACTGTTTTATCCCGGTTCGTATCGTCGTCCGTATCAAATCGAAGAAACTGACAACGCCAATGTATTGTTACGATCGGAAGTGCTGAACCGTATCAATTCACGTAAAAAACCAGCGATAATTGTTACCTATCCTACTGCCCTATTCGAAAAAGTAGTAACGAAGAAAGAATTAGAAAAAAACACACTCAAGGTAAACCAAGGTGAAAACTTATCTCTCGATTTTATCAATGAAGTCTTGTTCGAATACAATTTCAATCGTGTAGATTTTGTTACCGAACCTGGTGAGTTTTCAGTGCGTGGAGGAATTGTAGATGTGTTTTCATTTTCAAATGACGAACCGTATCGAATCGAATTTTTTGGAGATGAAGTAGACAGTATCCGAACATTTGATGTAGAAACACAACTGTCGAAAGAAAAACTCACTAAAGTGAGTATTATGCCAAATGTAGAAAACAAGGCATTACAAGAATCACGAGAAAGCTTTTTAAAATATATTTCACCAAAAACGGTATTGCTGATTAAAAACCAGGATTTACTTACTGGAAATCTCGATAAATTTTTCCGCAAAGCGGAAGTAGAATTTGAAAAACTGTCGGAAGACATCAAACATTCAAAACCATCAGAATTGTTCTGCGACGGAACATTGATTAAAAATCAATTGCAAGATTTTACTGTGGCTTATTTGGATAAGCGTCATGCTGAACTTGTTTCAGCATCTCATTCAGATAAAAGTGCTGCTCACTCAGGTGAGACCCTGAAACAAGTTCAGGGTGACGGTAAGATTTCATTCTCAGTCCGTTCACAACCATCGTTTAATAAACAGTTCGATTTATTAATCGAAGATCTAAACGTTCATCATTCCAAAGGATATACCAACTATATTTTCTGTGCCAATGAAAAACAAGCGCAGCGTTTCCAAGATATTTTTGAAGATGCCGATGTTGAGGTACATTACGAAACCGTAGTTTTTCCTATTTATCAAGGATTTATCGATGAAGATCAGAAAATAGTTTGCTATACCGATCATCAAATTTTTGAACGTTACCATAAGTTCCGACTGAAAAATGGTTACGCCAAAAAACAATCGATTACACTAAAAGAATTAACCAATTTAGAAAAAGGCGATTATGTAACACATATCGATCATGGAGTTGGAAAATTCGCAGGATTACAAAAAATCGATGTTGAAGGAAAGAAACAAGAAGCGATTAAATTAATTTATGGCGATCGCGATATTTTGTATGTGAGTATTCACTCGTTACACAAAATTTCTAAATTCAACGGAAAAGATGGAAAATCACCAAAGATTTTTAAACTAGGATCGAATGCGTGGAAGAAAATCAAGCAAAAAACGAAAACTCGAGTTAAAGAAATCGCCTTTAACCTAATAAAACTTTATGCAAAGCGTAAATTAGAAAAAGGACACGCTTTTGGTCCAGATACGCACATGCAACACGAGTTAGAAGCGAGTTTTTTATATGAAGATACACCAGATCAGTTTTCTGCAACGCAAGATGTAAAAGCCGATATGGAAAAAGACCAACCAATGGATCGTTTAGTTTGTGGTGACGTTGGTTTCGGAAAAACAGAAGTTGCGATTCGTGCCGCTTTTAAAGCTGTAGACAATGGAAAACAAGTTGCCGTATTAGTTCCTACTACAATTTTAGCGTTTCAGCATTTTAAGACGTTTTCTGAGCGTTTAAAACAATTTCCTGTACAAATAGATTACTTAAACCGTTTTCGTACCGCAAAACAGAAAAAAGGCGTTTTAGAAGGTGTTGCTGATGGATCTGTAGACATTGTGATTGGAACACATCAATTAACGAACAAAAATGTACAGTTTAAAGATTTAGGTTTATTAATTATTGATGAAGAACAGAAATTCGGAGTTGCTGCAAAAGATAAATTAAAAACCATTAAGGAAAATGTAGATACATTAACCTTAACAGCAACGCCAATTCCGCGTACGTTACAATTCAGTTTAATGGCTGCGCGTGATTTATCAGTCATAAAAACACCACCACCAAACCGTCATCCGGTAGAAACGAATGTGGTTCGTTTGTCAGAAGATATCATGCGTGATGCGATTTCCTACGAAATTTCACGTGGAGGTCAGGTTTTCTTTATTCATAATAGAATCGAGAATATTAAAGAAGTTGCCGGAATGTTACAACGTTTGGTTCCTTCAGCAAAAATTGGAATCGGACATGGACAAATGGAAGGGAAAAAGCTAGAGGAATTAATGCTGGCTTTTATGAACGGAGAGTTCGATGTTCTAGTGTCTACTACAATTATTGAAAGTGGATTGGATGTACCAAATGCCAACACGATTTTTATCAATAATGCTAATAACTTCGGATTGTCAGATTTACACCAAATGCGTGGTCGTGTAGGACGTTCCAACAAAAAAGCATTCTGTTATTTTATTACGCCACCGTATCACATGATGACGGAAGAAGCGCGTAAACGAATTCAGGCTTTAGAAATGTTTTCTGAATTAGGAAGCGGATTGAATATTGCCATGAAAGATTTAGAAATTCGTGGAGCAGGAGATTTATTAGGAGGTGAACAAAGCGGATTTATTAACGATATTGGTTTCGATACCTATCAGAAAATTCTGAAGGAAGCGATTGAAGAACTGAAGGAAAATGAATTTAAAGATTTATATCCTGTTGATGAAAATGCTGGTCCGAAAGAATATGTAAAAGAAGTTCAAATCGATACTGATTTTGAGATTTTATTCCCAGATGATTACGTGAATTCTATCACAGAACGTTTGAATTTATACAAACAATTAGGCGAATTAGAATCGGAAGAAGCGTTACAAGTTTTTGAAACCAATTTAATTGATCGATTTGGTGAATATCCAACTCAAGTTCAAGATTTGTTAGATTCTGTTCGTATCAAATGGTTAGCAAAATCATTAGGATTAGAGAAAATCATTCTTAAACAAAAACGTATGATCGGATATTTTGTATCTGATCAGCAAAGTGATTTCTACAATACTGATGCTTTTACGAAAATGTTGATGTACGTTAAGCACAACTCCAAAAGCTGTGTGATGAAAGAAAAGCAAACTAAAAATGGTTTACGATTATTAATCACATTTATTAAGATTGACACGGTTAAAAAAGCGTTAGAAACCTTGCAGAAAGTATAA
- a CDS encoding tetratricopeptide repeat protein, with the protein MKTLALSFSVVFIIFYFKKVTAQNKQIVDSLLQIVNTKTTDTTLIKAYNDLGIQYASANHLKAKKFIKKALQIANKIKSPRGIAGSNNCLGIVHYYEKEYDSALVYFKKALSINQQIDHLWGQASALHQIGAVQNFQSNYFEAIESFKKSGRLFLKLKDSVSYIKSIENTGVSYLLMRHDEKSLAHLFKASTLYERRNNISGLGRTNIQISNVLIRQKEYVKALAFLEKALPQIIQGGNKMHLLVLLKNKGIAFKGIKQFDKALDLYNQALKIARSINHNKRVYALQSLIGDLYYEQEQYQKAIDFQKIAFKNYSKSDYKDKTCTSIGLANSFFKLNKLDTATYYAKEALLLSKKAMRLDLEKDAVEVLAVIAEQKKDSAKGFAYYKRISLLKDSINAIEKQKQARELQAKFEFDKKERKIKKLTKINQQVKQRHVLLIIAFFLGTFLLSYFVFIFRRKEQQSCIEKYFLNRELLKKDKELLEKNKELTSNSLHLANKNKALKTLKKEVESIKYAEDQNTQYNYQKLIQTINFNMTEDKDWDNFKKYFEQLHKDFYSIIKNKYPTVTANELRLMALLKMNLSTKEIAGILNITQEGVRKARYRLRKKLKIESNTMLLDMVLNI; encoded by the coding sequence ATGAAAACATTGGCTCTAAGCTTTAGTGTTGTTTTTATTATATTTTACTTCAAAAAAGTAACAGCTCAAAATAAGCAAATAGTAGATAGTTTACTGCAAATTGTGAATACGAAAACTACAGATACTACTTTAATAAAAGCTTATAATGATTTAGGTATTCAATATGCAAGTGCAAATCATTTGAAAGCAAAAAAGTTTATAAAAAAAGCGTTACAAATTGCTAATAAAATCAAATCTCCTAGAGGAATTGCTGGATCGAATAACTGTTTGGGAATTGTTCATTATTATGAAAAAGAATACGATTCGGCGTTAGTATATTTTAAAAAAGCACTGTCTATCAATCAACAAATAGATCATTTATGGGGACAAGCCTCTGCTTTACACCAAATTGGAGCAGTACAAAATTTTCAAAGTAATTATTTTGAGGCTATTGAAAGTTTTAAAAAATCAGGGAGATTATTTTTAAAACTAAAAGACTCAGTTTCATACATAAAATCTATTGAAAATACTGGAGTTTCTTATCTTTTGATGCGGCACGATGAAAAAAGTTTAGCTCATTTATTTAAAGCAAGTACGCTATATGAACGTCGAAATAATATTTCAGGTTTGGGGCGTACCAATATTCAAATTAGTAACGTATTAATTCGTCAAAAAGAATATGTAAAAGCATTAGCGTTTTTAGAGAAAGCACTACCACAAATTATTCAAGGAGGCAATAAAATGCACTTACTAGTTTTATTGAAAAATAAAGGAATTGCTTTCAAAGGAATTAAACAGTTCGATAAAGCATTAGATTTGTATAATCAGGCATTAAAAATTGCACGAAGTATCAATCATAACAAAAGAGTCTATGCTTTACAGTCTCTTATAGGCGATTTGTATTATGAACAAGAACAATATCAAAAAGCAATAGATTTTCAAAAAATAGCTTTTAAAAATTATTCTAAATCAGATTATAAAGACAAAACCTGTACTAGTATTGGATTGGCAAATTCTTTTTTTAAGTTGAATAAATTAGATACTGCTACCTATTATGCAAAGGAAGCATTACTGTTATCTAAAAAAGCGATGCGTTTAGATTTAGAAAAAGATGCCGTAGAAGTGCTTGCAGTTATCGCAGAGCAAAAAAAAGACTCCGCTAAAGGGTTTGCTTATTATAAGCGAATATCGTTGCTTAAAGACTCTATAAATGCAATTGAAAAACAAAAACAAGCAAGAGAATTACAAGCAAAGTTTGAGTTTGATAAAAAAGAGAGAAAAATTAAAAAGCTTACCAAAATAAATCAGCAAGTAAAACAGAGGCATGTATTATTGATAATTGCCTTTTTTTTAGGAACTTTTCTGTTGTCTTATTTCGTATTTATTTTCCGAAGAAAAGAGCAGCAATCTTGCATAGAAAAATACTTTTTGAATAGAGAACTATTGAAAAAAGACAAAGAATTATTAGAAAAAAATAAAGAACTCACTTCAAACTCGCTACATCTAGCGAATAAAAACAAGGCATTAAAAACACTAAAAAAGGAAGTAGAAAGCATTAAATATGCAGAAGATCAAAATACTCAGTACAATTACCAAAAACTTATTCAAACAATCAATTTTAATATGACAGAAGATAAAGATTGGGATAATTTTAAAAAGTATTTTGAACAACTACATAAAGATTTTTATAGTATCATTAAAAATAAATATCCAACTGTAACTGCTAATGAACTAAGATTGATGGCTTTGTTAAAAATGAATTTATCAACCAAAGAAATAGCAGGAATTTTAAATATTACACAAGAAGGTGTAAGAAAAGCAAGGTATCGACTTCGAAAAAAACTGAAAATAGAGTCGAATACAATGCTTCTAGATATGGTTTTAAATATTTAA